From Stenotrophomonas nitritireducens, the proteins below share one genomic window:
- a CDS encoding pyridoxal phosphate-dependent aminotransferase: MNTPHAPQAPYSRRSQEIAPFHVMSLLARANALEQQGHDVIHLEIGEPDFTTAEPIIRAGQAALAAGHTRYTAARGLPALRQAIAGFYGQRYNLDIDPERILVTPGGSGALLLASSLLVDPGKHWLLADPGYPCNRHFLRLVEGAAQLVPVGPDSGYQLTPESIAANWNAASVGALVASPANPTGTTLDAGQLAGLSAALKERGGHLVVDEIYHGLTYGFDAPSVLEVDDEAFVLNSFSKYFGMTGWRLGWLVAPPRAVPELEKLAQNLYISAPSIAQHAALACFEPETIAIFEQRREQFRQRRDYLLPALRELGFRIDVEPQGAFYLYCDVSAFTDDAQAFCAHFLETEHVAFTPGLDFGNYRANQHVRIAYTQDVGRLQEAVKRIGRGLECWGRIAES, encoded by the coding sequence ATGAACACGCCCCACGCCCCGCAAGCCCCCTATAGCCGCCGCAGTCAGGAGATCGCGCCCTTCCACGTCATGTCGCTGCTGGCCCGTGCCAACGCGCTGGAGCAGCAGGGCCACGACGTGATCCACCTGGAGATCGGCGAACCCGATTTCACCACCGCCGAGCCCATCATCCGTGCCGGCCAGGCTGCCTTGGCGGCCGGCCATACCCGCTATACCGCCGCACGCGGCCTGCCCGCCCTGCGCCAGGCCATCGCCGGTTTCTACGGCCAGCGCTACAACCTGGACATCGACCCGGAACGCATCCTGGTAACTCCCGGCGGCTCGGGCGCCCTGCTGCTGGCCTCCAGCCTGCTGGTGGACCCGGGCAAGCACTGGCTGCTGGCCGACCCCGGCTACCCCTGCAATCGGCATTTCCTGCGCTTGGTTGAGGGCGCGGCACAGCTGGTGCCGGTGGGGCCGGACAGTGGCTACCAGCTGACCCCGGAATCGATTGCGGCCAACTGGAATGCCGCCAGCGTCGGTGCCTTGGTGGCCTCGCCCGCCAACCCGACCGGCACCACGCTGGATGCTGGGCAGTTGGCGGGCTTGTCGGCGGCGCTGAAGGAGCGCGGCGGGCACCTGGTGGTGGATGAGATCTACCACGGCCTGACCTATGGCTTCGATGCACCCAGCGTGCTGGAAGTGGATGACGAAGCCTTCGTGCTGAACAGCTTCTCCAAGTACTTCGGCATGACCGGCTGGCGCCTGGGCTGGCTGGTGGCACCGCCGCGTGCAGTACCGGAGTTGGAAAAGCTTGCGCAGAACCTGTACATCAGCGCGCCCTCGATCGCGCAGCATGCGGCGTTGGCGTGTTTCGAGCCGGAGACGATTGCGATCTTCGAGCAGCGCCGCGAGCAGTTCCGGCAGCGCCGGGATTATCTGTTGCCGGCCTTGCGCGAGCTGGGCTTCCGCATTGATGTGGAGCCGCAGGGCGCGTTCTACCTGTACTGCGATGTGAGTGCGTTCACCGATGACGCGCAGGCATTTTGTGCGCATTTTCTGGAAACCGAGCATGTGGCGTTTACGCCCGGCTTGGATTTTGGCAACTACCGTGCCAACCAGCATGTGCGGATTGCGTATACGCAGGATGTTGGGCGTTTGCAGGAGGCGGTGAAGCGGATTGGGCGGGGGTTGGAGTGTTGGGGGCGCATTGCTGAAAGCTAA
- the dapF gene encoding diaminopimelate epimerase — MSKSATGRLQFSKMHGAGNDFVVLDLRDGSAPPDAAQAAQLADRHRGVGCDQILTIEPPRSEGAVASYRIWNSDGSTSQQCGNGARCVAAWLVRDGAVQGDDFIIDSPTRTHAVQRLANGEYAIGMGKPEFEPAQIPLLGFPRAREEYMTSLQGENVRFGAVSMGNPHAVLEVGSVDAAPVERVGPLLQQNPSFPESVNVGFAQVMDAGHARLRVYERGVGETLACGSGACAAAVVLMQRGRLQRDALISLPGGDLRIQWPADDAEIVMSGPAAFVFDGEWMG, encoded by the coding sequence ATGAGTAAGTCGGCAACAGGGCGCCTGCAGTTCAGCAAGATGCATGGCGCCGGCAATGATTTCGTGGTGTTGGACCTGCGTGATGGCAGCGCCCCGCCGGATGCCGCCCAGGCCGCCCAACTGGCCGACCGCCATCGTGGCGTCGGCTGCGACCAGATCCTGACCATCGAGCCGCCGCGCAGCGAAGGCGCCGTGGCTTCCTACCGTATATGGAACTCCGACGGCTCCACCTCGCAGCAATGCGGCAACGGCGCGCGCTGCGTGGCCGCCTGGCTGGTGCGCGACGGCGCAGTGCAGGGCGATGACTTCATCATCGACAGCCCCACCCGTACCCACGCCGTGCAGCGCCTGGCCAATGGCGAATACGCCATTGGCATGGGCAAGCCCGAGTTCGAACCGGCACAGATCCCACTGCTCGGCTTCCCGCGCGCACGTGAGGAATACATGACCTCGCTGCAGGGCGAGAACGTGCGCTTCGGTGCCGTGTCGATGGGCAACCCGCACGCGGTGCTGGAAGTGGGCTCGGTCGACGCCGCACCGGTGGAGCGGGTAGGGCCCTTGCTGCAGCAGAACCCCTCGTTCCCCGAATCGGTGAATGTCGGCTTCGCCCAGGTGATGGACGCCGGCCACGCCCGTCTGCGCGTTTACGAGCGCGGCGTTGGCGAAACCCTGGCCTGCGGCAGCGGTGCCTGCGCAGCGGCGGTAGTGCTGATGCAGCGCGGCCGCCTGCAGCGCGACGCGTTGATCTCATTGCCCGGTGGCGACCTGCGTATCCAATGGCCGGCAGATGATGCCGAGATCGTGATGTCCGGCCCGGCAGCATTCGTATTCGACGGAGAGTGGATGGGATGA
- a CDS encoding YbaN family protein, translated as MPETPPPPQPRPPRLRWAWWLLAYVSLGVGIVGIFVPGLPTTVFVLISAWAASHGSERLHRWLLDHPRFGPAIRDWQAHGAVSRKGKWMASLTMLACALITLWCVPLAWVKWTSITIMACVCLWLWLRPLPPGER; from the coding sequence ATGCCTGAGACACCGCCACCGCCCCAACCACGCCCGCCGCGCCTGCGCTGGGCGTGGTGGCTGCTGGCCTATGTAAGCCTGGGAGTGGGCATCGTCGGCATTTTTGTGCCCGGCCTGCCCACCACCGTATTCGTGCTGATTTCGGCCTGGGCGGCCTCGCATGGCTCCGAGCGGCTGCACCGCTGGCTACTGGACCACCCGCGCTTCGGCCCGGCCATCCGCGACTGGCAGGCGCACGGCGCGGTAAGCCGCAAGGGCAAGTGGATGGCCAGCCTGACCATGCTGGCCTGCGCCCTGATCACCCTGTGGTGCGTGCCGCTGGCCTGGGTGAAATGGACCTCCATCACCATCATGGCCTGCGTCTGCCTGTGGCTGTGGCTGCGGCCCCTGCCGCCGGGCGAACGCTGA
- a CDS encoding M3 family metallopeptidase codes for MNTPNPLLDFSGLPRFDAIRAEHVTPAIDVLLAEAEAAVKAAETVAPVSWEAFVVPLDDATERLYRAWGQVSHLQAVVNTPELREAYNANLARISRFGSSVAQNPALYAQYKALAAATEAASYDDAQRKALENALRDFRLGGAELDDAGKARFAELQEELSGLQARFSQNVLDAGDAFALYVEGADELRGLPDDVIATARAAAQKDGREGYKLTLQMPCYLPVQTYADNRALREQLYRAHAVRASEFGEPALDNTGNIDRILAVRAELAALLGFDNYAEYSIATKMASDAPQVVGFLRDLAARAKPYAQRDRAELEAFAHDELGMDALQAWDLAYVAEKLKQARYSYSEQEVKQYFTEPKVLAGLFGVIERLYGLKVEQDSAPVWHEDVRFYRLVGADGALVGQFYMDLYAREGKRGGAWMDDCRNRRVTAAGVQTPLVYLVCNFGRGADGKPATFSHDEVTTVFHEMGHGLHQLLTRIGELAVAGINGVEWDAVELPSQFMENFCWEWEQVQAMTAHVDTGAPLPRELFDKMLAAKNFQSGMFTVRQLEFGLFDMLLHSQYQPEQDSVLQLLERVRDEVAVNIPPAWNRFANQFSHIFAGGYAAGYYSYKWAEVLSADAYAAFEEAPDAVAETGARFREEVLSRGGSRSAAENFRAFRGREPQIDALLRHNGMAA; via the coding sequence GTGAATACCCCCAATCCCCTGCTCGATTTCTCCGGCCTGCCGCGTTTCGACGCGATCCGCGCCGAACACGTCACCCCGGCCATCGATGTGCTGCTGGCCGAGGCCGAAGCCGCGGTGAAGGCCGCCGAAACCGTGGCGCCGGTGAGCTGGGAGGCATTCGTGGTGCCGCTGGATGACGCTACCGAGCGGCTGTACCGGGCCTGGGGCCAGGTGTCGCACCTGCAGGCTGTGGTCAACACCCCCGAACTGCGCGAGGCCTACAACGCCAACCTTGCCCGGATAAGCCGGTTCGGCAGTTCCGTTGCGCAGAACCCGGCGCTGTACGCGCAATACAAGGCCTTGGCCGCCGCAACGGAAGCCGCCAGCTACGACGACGCACAGCGCAAGGCGCTGGAAAACGCATTGCGCGATTTCCGCCTGGGTGGTGCCGAACTCGATGATGCCGGCAAGGCGCGGTTTGCCGAACTGCAGGAAGAACTGTCCGGGCTGCAGGCCCGGTTCTCGCAGAACGTACTCGATGCCGGGGATGCCTTTGCCCTGTACGTGGAGGGAGCCGATGAGCTGCGGGGCCTGCCGGATGATGTGATTGCCACTGCCCGCGCCGCCGCGCAGAAGGATGGCCGCGAGGGTTACAAATTGACCCTGCAGATGCCGTGCTACCTGCCGGTGCAGACCTACGCCGACAACCGCGCGCTGCGCGAGCAGCTGTATCGCGCCCATGCCGTGCGCGCTTCGGAGTTCGGCGAGCCTGCGCTGGACAACACCGGCAATATCGATCGCATCCTCGCGGTGCGCGCCGAATTGGCCGCATTGCTGGGCTTCGACAACTACGCCGAGTATTCCATCGCCACCAAGATGGCCAGCGATGCGCCGCAGGTGGTGGGCTTCCTGCGTGATCTGGCCGCACGCGCCAAGCCCTATGCGCAGCGCGACCGCGCCGAGCTGGAAGCCTTCGCCCATGACGAACTGGGCATGGACGCGCTGCAGGCCTGGGACCTGGCCTATGTGGCCGAGAAGCTCAAGCAGGCGCGTTACAGCTATTCCGAGCAGGAAGTGAAGCAGTACTTCACTGAGCCCAAGGTGCTGGCTGGCCTGTTCGGCGTGATCGAGCGCCTGTACGGCCTCAAGGTCGAGCAGGACAGCGCGCCGGTCTGGCACGAAGACGTGCGCTTCTATCGCCTCGTGGGCGCCGATGGTGCGCTGGTGGGCCAGTTCTACATGGACCTGTACGCGCGCGAAGGCAAGCGCGGCGGTGCGTGGATGGACGATTGCCGCAACCGCCGTGTCACCGCTGCCGGTGTGCAGACGCCGCTGGTCTACCTGGTCTGCAATTTCGGCCGTGGCGCTGATGGCAAGCCGGCCACCTTCAGCCATGACGAAGTCACCACCGTCTTCCATGAAATGGGGCACGGGCTGCACCAGTTGTTGACCCGCATTGGCGAACTCGCGGTTGCCGGCATCAACGGCGTGGAATGGGATGCAGTGGAGCTGCCAAGCCAGTTCATGGAGAACTTCTGCTGGGAGTGGGAACAGGTGCAGGCGATGACCGCACATGTGGACACCGGCGCGCCGTTGCCGCGTGAACTGTTCGACAAGATGCTGGCGGCCAAGAACTTCCAGAGCGGCATGTTCACCGTGCGCCAGCTGGAGTTCGGCCTGTTCGACATGCTGCTGCACAGCCAGTACCAGCCTGAACAGGATAGCGTGCTGCAACTGCTGGAGCGCGTGCGTGACGAGGTGGCGGTGAACATCCCGCCGGCCTGGAACCGCTTTGCCAACCAGTTCAGCCACATCTTTGCCGGCGGCTATGCAGCCGGTTACTACAGCTACAAGTGGGCCGAAGTGCTCAGTGCCGACGCCTACGCCGCCTTCGAGGAAGCGCCGGACGCGGTGGCCGAGACCGGCGCCCGTTTCCGTGAAGAGGTGTTGTCGCGCGGCGGCAGTCGCAGCGCGGCTGAGAACTTCCGCGCCTTCCGTGGGCGTGAACCGCAGATTGACGCCTTGTTGCGGCACAACGGCATGGCTGCCTGA
- a CDS encoding SH3 domain-containing protein, which yields MPRLITRVAACAAIIGAVLWFQPHINEPAAQVSNGLNLRSAPDQRAERLAVLPVGTTVEVQRCLADLQWCNVRADGKSGWVSADYLIARSDGKKVRLAEAGKQMGVVIETAKPGG from the coding sequence ATGCCCCGGCTAATCACCCGCGTCGCAGCCTGCGCGGCCATCATCGGCGCGGTGTTGTGGTTCCAACCGCACATCAATGAGCCCGCCGCCCAGGTCAGCAACGGCTTGAACCTGCGCAGCGCCCCCGACCAGCGTGCCGAGCGCTTGGCGGTGCTGCCTGTGGGGACCACCGTGGAAGTGCAGCGCTGCCTGGCCGACCTGCAGTGGTGCAACGTGCGCGCCGACGGCAAGAGCGGTTGGGTATCGGCTGACTATCTGATCGCCCGCAGCGACGGCAAGAAGGTCAGGCTGGCCGAGGCCGGCAAGCAGATGGGCGTGGTGATAGAGACCGCCAAGCCGGGCGGATAG
- a CDS encoding prolyl oligopeptidase family serine peptidase, whose translation MSRLTSACLVAGLLSSGLAGAAMAADDSQDKYAWLEDVTGDKQLGWVKEQNAKSEGRLAVTPQFKAMEAGIREVLDSDAKIPGVEKIGDYYYNFWKDKQHERGVWRRTTLVEYRKAEPLWETVLDLDALNKAEGENWVWHGANCLRPEYNRCLIALSRGGADADVTREFDVSKKDWIKDGFFRAEAKGGLGWIDQDNVFVFTDFGPGSMTTSGYPRVVKRWQRGTPITAATPVYEGKPEDMYIAAMHDDTPGFERNFVSRTIAFYNNELFVIGADGKLTKVDAPNSAEKGVRREWLTLELREPWTVGGKTYAAGSLLATRFDDFMAGKREFDVLFAPTETTSLAGVTWTKSHVVLNVLDDVKNRLKVLTHGKDGWVSSDFTGAPAFGTIGVGAVDPDESDAVWMTVTDYLTPTTLALAEIGRQPEVLKTMPAFFDASDKVIEQHFATSKDGTRVPYFVVHDKAMKLDGSNPTLLYGYGGFEISLTPNYSGGMGRAWLDKGGVYVVANIRGGGEYGPRWHQAALKQNRHKAYEDMAAVAQDLVSRNITSAKHLGVQGGSNGGLLTGNMLTQYPELFGAVVVQVPLLDMKRYSHLLAGASWMAEYGNPDTADWEFIKTFSPYHLFDPAKNYPPVLFTTSTRDDRVHPGHARKMAAKMIDAGKDVTYYENIEGGHGGAANNAQAAHMSALAYSFLWEQLSKK comes from the coding sequence ATGTCTCGACTCACCTCCGCCTGCCTTGTGGCGGGTCTGCTTTCTTCCGGCCTGGCCGGGGCCGCCATGGCCGCTGACGATTCCCAGGACAAGTACGCCTGGCTGGAAGACGTCACAGGCGACAAACAGCTGGGCTGGGTGAAGGAGCAGAACGCCAAGTCCGAAGGCCGCCTGGCCGTGACCCCGCAGTTCAAGGCGATGGAGGCCGGCATCCGCGAGGTGCTGGATTCGGACGCCAAGATCCCGGGCGTGGAGAAGATTGGCGACTACTACTACAACTTCTGGAAGGACAAGCAGCACGAGCGCGGCGTGTGGCGCCGTACCACGCTGGTGGAATACCGCAAGGCCGAGCCGCTGTGGGAAACCGTGCTGGACCTGGACGCGCTGAACAAGGCCGAGGGTGAGAACTGGGTATGGCATGGCGCCAACTGCCTGCGCCCGGAATACAACCGCTGCCTGATCGCGCTGTCGCGCGGCGGCGCTGACGCCGATGTCACCCGCGAGTTCGACGTCTCCAAGAAGGATTGGATCAAGGACGGCTTCTTCCGTGCCGAGGCCAAGGGCGGCCTGGGCTGGATCGACCAGGACAACGTGTTCGTCTTCACCGACTTCGGCCCGGGCTCGATGACCACTTCCGGTTACCCGCGCGTGGTCAAGCGCTGGCAGCGCGGCACCCCGATCACCGCCGCTACCCCGGTGTATGAAGGCAAGCCGGAAGACATGTACATCGCGGCGATGCACGACGACACGCCGGGCTTCGAGCGCAACTTCGTCAGCCGCACCATTGCCTTCTACAACAACGAGCTGTTCGTGATCGGCGCCGATGGCAAGTTGACCAAGGTCGACGCGCCCAATTCGGCCGAGAAGGGCGTGCGCCGCGAATGGTTGACCCTGGAACTGCGTGAGCCGTGGACCGTGGGTGGCAAAACCTACGCCGCCGGTTCGCTGCTGGCGACCAGGTTTGATGACTTCATGGCCGGCAAGCGCGAGTTCGACGTGCTGTTCGCGCCGACCGAGACCACCTCGCTGGCCGGCGTCACCTGGACCAAGTCGCACGTGGTGTTGAACGTGCTGGACGACGTCAAGAATCGCCTGAAAGTGCTGACCCACGGCAAGGATGGCTGGGTTTCCAGCGACTTCACCGGTGCACCGGCGTTCGGCACGATTGGCGTTGGCGCGGTGGACCCGGACGAAAGCGACGCGGTGTGGATGACCGTCACCGACTACCTGACCCCGACCACGCTGGCCTTGGCCGAAATCGGCAGGCAGCCGGAAGTGCTCAAGACCATGCCGGCGTTCTTCGATGCCAGCGACAAGGTGATCGAGCAGCACTTTGCCACCAGCAAGGATGGCACCCGCGTGCCGTACTTCGTGGTGCACGACAAGGCCATGAAACTGGACGGTTCCAACCCGACCCTGCTGTACGGCTACGGTGGCTTTGAGATCTCGCTGACCCCGAATTATTCCGGCGGCATGGGCCGCGCCTGGCTGGACAAGGGCGGCGTGTATGTCGTGGCCAATATCCGTGGCGGTGGCGAGTACGGCCCGCGCTGGCACCAGGCGGCGTTGAAGCAGAACCGCCACAAGGCGTATGAGGACATGGCCGCGGTGGCGCAGGATCTGGTCAGCCGCAACATCACCTCGGCCAAGCACCTGGGCGTGCAGGGTGGCAGCAATGGCGGTCTGCTGACCGGCAACATGCTGACCCAGTACCCGGAGCTGTTTGGTGCGGTGGTGGTGCAGGTTCCGCTGCTGGACATGAAGCGCTACAGCCATCTGCTGGCCGGTGCCTCGTGGATGGCCGAGTACGGCAACCCGGACACGGCCGATTGGGAATTCATCAAGACCTTCTCGCCATACCACCTGTTCGACCCGGCCAAGAATTACCCGCCGGTGCTGTTCACCACCTCCACCCGCGATGACCGCGTCCACCCGGGCCACGCCCGCAAGATGGCGGCCAAGATGATCGACGCAGGCAAGGACGTGACCTACTACGAGAACATCGAAGGCGGGCACGGTGGTGCGGCAAACAATGCGCAGGCCGCGCATATGTCGGCGCTGGCGTACAGCTTCCTGTGGGAGCAGCTGAGCAAGAAGTGA
- a CDS encoding lipocalin family protein, which translates to MRPIPVFLSAVLLSVALPLLPAHAQEAAPSATTVEGIAEGPIDLQRFMGRWYVIGRVPNFVERGHVASVNTYTLRDDDKVSIRYQFREGFAEPEEEIEIRAKVDEDSGNRRWRTWFYRIVPTHTRILEVAPDYSWALIGYPGREMAWIFAREPDMDNATYRQLATRLRDKYDVNTDKLKRVPQHPQQVDKLGFEVPNKK; encoded by the coding sequence ATGCGACCAATTCCCGTCTTCCTGTCCGCCGTGTTGTTGAGTGTTGCCCTGCCGCTGCTCCCGGCCCACGCGCAGGAGGCCGCCCCGTCGGCAACGACGGTGGAGGGAATTGCCGAAGGACCGATCGACCTGCAGCGCTTCATGGGCCGCTGGTACGTGATCGGCCGGGTGCCGAATTTCGTCGAGCGCGGCCACGTGGCCAGCGTCAACACCTATACTTTGCGCGACGACGACAAGGTTTCCATCCGCTACCAGTTCCGCGAAGGCTTTGCCGAGCCGGAAGAGGAAATCGAAATCCGCGCCAAGGTCGACGAAGACAGTGGCAACCGCCGCTGGCGTACCTGGTTCTATCGGATTGTGCCGACCCACACCCGCATCCTGGAAGTAGCCCCGGATTATTCCTGGGCGCTGATTGGCTACCCGGGCCGCGAGATGGCGTGGATCTTCGCCCGCGAGCCGGACATGGACAACGCCACCTACCGCCAGCTGGCCACCCGACTGCGCGACAAGTACGACGTCAACACCGACAAGCTCAAGCGCGTGCCGCAGCACCCACAGCAGGTGGACAAGCTCGGCTTTGAAGTGCCGAACAAGAAGTAA
- the lptM gene encoding LPS translocon maturation chaperone LptM: MNKTSRFLILIPAAFLLLALSACGNKGPLVMPQKPVPIEEQEVIPEEQPAAAPAPDKADPAADKKADKALDDATGGDGVNE; the protein is encoded by the coding sequence ATGAACAAGACGTCCCGTTTTCTGATTCTCATCCCGGCGGCCTTCCTGCTGCTGGCCCTCAGCGCCTGCGGCAACAAAGGCCCCTTGGTGATGCCGCAGAAGCCGGTGCCGATCGAGGAACAGGAAGTCATCCCGGAGGAGCAGCCCGCTGCCGCGCCTGCGCCCGACAAGGCCGATCCGGCTGCCGACAAGAAGGCCGACAAGGCCCTGGACGATGCAACCGGTGGTGATGGCGTCAATGAGTAA
- a CDS encoding S9 family peptidase: MKPFLCLLVASLMINTAAASQPTPPDVEKRPHTVTAPFGAQREDDYYWLRDDERKEPAMLAYLNAENAYTDALMAPLKPLQDKLYAEIVGRIKQDDASVPYRERGYWYYTRYETGKDYPIHARRKGDMQAPEEVLLDLNVLAEGKGYFGIDDMDISRDNQLLAWAEDAVGRRQYTIRFKDLGTGKVLDDVIEGVSANVVWADDNRTLFYVENDPETLLTVRVKKHVLGTPVSADVLVYEEKDDSFYMGIGRTRDDRFITIGVDSTVSSELRYTSAANPGEFTVLAKRERDVEYDADHYNGQWVIRTNADGATNFKLVTAPDGATSRKQWTDWVKHDPQVLIEGFELFDGYTAIAERAEALERVRLLFADGRSEFVKADEPAYSMGLSINAEPETEWLRYTYTSLTTPATTYELNVKTGERRLLKQQPVIGYDPSKYETERVWVTARDGARIPVSLVYKKGFKKDGTAALYQYAYGSYGMSMDPGFNQSVVSLLDRGVVYAIAHIRGGEEMGRSWYDNGKLLHKQNTFNDFVDVTRALVAQGYAAKDRVAASGGSAGGLLMGAVANQAPGDYRVMVAQVPFVDVVTTMLDASIPLTTNEYDEWGNPEQKPYYDYMLKYSPYDNVTAQAYPSLFVGTGLWDSQVQYWEPAKWVAKLRDVNTGTAPIVFRTNMEAGHGGKSGRFQRYKEQAESFAFVLWQLGLAD, from the coding sequence ATGAAACCCTTTCTTTGCCTGTTGGTTGCAAGCCTGATGATCAATACCGCCGCCGCTTCCCAGCCCACCCCGCCGGATGTTGAAAAGCGCCCGCACACGGTGACCGCACCGTTCGGTGCACAGCGCGAGGACGACTACTACTGGCTGCGTGACGACGAGCGCAAGGAGCCGGCGATGCTGGCCTACCTCAACGCCGAGAACGCCTATACCGACGCGCTGATGGCGCCGTTGAAGCCGCTGCAGGACAAGCTCTACGCCGAGATCGTCGGCCGCATCAAGCAGGACGACGCCAGCGTGCCGTACCGCGAGCGTGGCTACTGGTATTACACCCGCTACGAAACCGGCAAGGATTACCCCATCCACGCCCGCCGCAAGGGCGACATGCAGGCGCCGGAAGAAGTTCTGCTGGATCTGAACGTGCTGGCCGAAGGCAAGGGCTACTTCGGCATCGACGACATGGACATCAGCCGCGACAACCAGCTGCTGGCCTGGGCCGAAGACGCCGTTGGCCGCCGCCAGTACACCATCCGCTTCAAGGACCTGGGCACCGGCAAGGTGCTGGATGACGTGATCGAAGGCGTGTCGGCTAACGTGGTCTGGGCCGATGACAACCGCACCCTGTTCTACGTCGAGAACGACCCGGAAACCCTGCTCACCGTACGCGTCAAGAAGCATGTGCTGGGTACCCCGGTCAGCGCCGACGTGCTGGTCTACGAGGAGAAGGACGACAGCTTCTACATGGGCATCGGCCGTACCCGCGACGACCGTTTCATCACCATCGGCGTGGACAGCACTGTGTCTTCCGAGCTGCGTTACACCTCGGCCGCCAACCCGGGTGAGTTCACCGTGCTGGCAAAGCGCGAGCGCGATGTGGAATACGACGCCGACCACTACAACGGCCAATGGGTGATCCGCACCAATGCCGATGGCGCCACCAACTTCAAGCTGGTCACCGCCCCGGACGGCGCCACCAGCCGCAAGCAGTGGACGGATTGGGTCAAGCACGATCCGCAGGTGCTGATCGAAGGCTTCGAACTGTTCGACGGCTATACCGCCATCGCCGAGCGCGCCGAAGCGCTGGAGCGCGTGCGCCTGCTGTTTGCCGACGGCCGCAGCGAGTTCGTCAAGGCCGATGAGCCGGCCTATTCGATGGGCCTGTCGATCAATGCCGAACCCGAGACCGAGTGGCTGCGCTACACCTATACCTCGCTGACCACCCCGGCCACCACCTACGAACTCAACGTCAAGACCGGCGAGCGCCGCCTGCTCAAGCAGCAGCCGGTGATCGGCTATGACCCCAGCAAATACGAAACCGAGCGCGTCTGGGTCACCGCCCGCGATGGCGCCCGCATTCCGGTGTCGCTGGTCTACAAGAAGGGCTTCAAGAAGGACGGCACCGCCGCCCTGTACCAGTACGCCTACGGCAGCTATGGCATGTCGATGGACCCGGGCTTCAACCAGAGCGTGGTGAGCCTGCTGGACCGCGGCGTGGTCTACGCCATCGCGCATATCCGCGGTGGCGAGGAAATGGGCCGCAGCTGGTATGACAACGGCAAGCTGCTGCACAAGCAGAACACCTTCAATGATTTCGTCGACGTGACCCGCGCTCTGGTGGCGCAGGGCTACGCCGCCAAGGATCGCGTGGCCGCTTCCGGCGGCAGCGCTGGCGGCCTGTTGATGGGCGCCGTGGCCAACCAGGCGCCGGGCGATTACCGGGTGATGGTGGCGCAGGTGCCGTTCGTCGACGTGGTGACCACCATGCTCGATGCCAGCATCCCGCTGACCACCAACGAGTACGACGAGTGGGGCAACCCGGAGCAGAAGCCGTACTACGACTACATGCTCAAGTACTCGCCGTACGACAACGTCACCGCCCAGGCTTACCCGTCGCTGTTCGTAGGTACCGGTCTGTGGGATTCGCAGGTGCAGTACTGGGAACCGGCCAAGTGGGTAGCCAAGCTGCGTGACGTCAATACCGGCACCGCGCCCATCGTGTTCCGCACCAATATGGAAGCCGGCCATGGCGGCAAGTCCGGCCGCTTCCAGCGTTACAAGGAACAGGCCGAGTCCTTCGCCTTCGTGCTGTGGCAGCTGGGCCTGGCCGATTGA